The Synchiropus splendidus isolate RoL2022-P1 chromosome 11, RoL_Sspl_1.0, whole genome shotgun sequence genome contains a region encoding:
- the ints10 gene encoding integrator complex subunit 10 isoform X1, whose translation MSAQKDCEFLVKRARELVSEDPCAAKAWLITARTLYPADFNIQYEMYNIERNSEKTTCAGRLLYDMFMNFPDQPIVWREISVITAALRSDSQDKHSQFLRGLFETLPGRIQCEMLLKATEQCFNTLEKAEMLLLLLKRFPESVVQHGVSLGETLLEAEASENMETPVNCFRKLFVCDVLPLVINNMDMRLPVTLMQKYMLKAAEFYICYVTRGPSQDGQMHGSQDGGSLKSPSVSRGSQRYVIDGLSEKSSVVTEPWEKLLDILTVVGARCEWQGDVGQRSFVDMLQRVKELCRYRPALEADGRSRGWSQVVICATLVLFRSAFLYVSSVQPALFQGLNALSSGPWILVEDLSSVYMDIEVERGAVKHSHKKRKLAEGREKTVSSDDEDGLGKGRGRLIMVNKTEMPGWSETLESFCTARESWELLHSHDGLESEFKKICASWKTENWLWFRIFLTDMIIYQGQYRKALSSLHQMASVQQSQLGLPSPSGQTSLEQHRALIQQASCHYALGEHRMACEKLLDLVSGLIPPNQEPARSTEDQCKVRGGKLRKANDLRLLPCTSKAIVPFCLQMMLACFKPRAFADNRDDLSLGHVVVLLQYDWPQGEMLFLKAVDKICQQGAFQYENFFNYVTNIDMLEEFAYLRTPEGGRIQLELLPNQGMLIKNPNPALGVDLNTLLLQGVQTMDRHHTVTRGITKGVKEDFRLAMERQVSRCGENLLSVLHRFCINEKIIIIQSLP comes from the exons ATGTCGGCACAAAAAGATTGCGAGTTTTTGGTGAAGAGAGCGCGGGAGCTGGTGTCGGAAGACCCGTGTGCGGCTAAAGCTTGGCTCATCACAGCCAGGACCCTGTACCCTGCAGACTTCAACATCCAG TATGAAATGTACAATATTGAACGCAACTCGGAAAAGACAACGTGTGCTGGGAGACTACTGTACGACAT GTTCATGAACTTTCCAGATCAGCCAATAGTGTGGCGAGAGATTAGTGTCATCACTGCTGCCCTTCGAAGTGATTCACAAGACAAACATTCACAGTTTTTGCGAG GTCTGTTTGAAACTCTGCCTGGCCGAATACAGTGCGAGATGTTACTGAAAGCCACGGAACAATGTTTCAACACTTTGGAAAAGGCAGAAATGCTGCTGCTACTTCTGAAGCGCTTTCCAGAGTCTGTGGTCCAACATGGG GTCAGTCTTGGTGAGACACTGTTGGAAGCAGAGGCATCAGAGAATATGGAGACGCCTGTAAACTGCTTCAGAAAACTGTTTG tttgcgATGTTCTCCCTCTGGTAATTAACAACATGGACATGCGTCTGCCAGTGACTCTGATGCAGAAGTACATGCTGAAGGCAGCCGAATTCTACATTTGTTATGTGACTCGAGGACCATCACAAGATGGACAGATGCATG GTTCCCAGGACGGCGGCTCACTGAAGTCTCCCAGTGTGTCTCGCGGATCACAGCGTTATGTGATAGATGGGCTGTCAGAAAAGTCGTCAGTGGTCACCGAACCgtgggagaagctgctggacaTCCTGACTGTGGTGGGGGCTCGCTGCGAGTGGCAGGGAGACGTCGGACAGAG GAGCTTTGTGGACATGCTACAGAGAGTTAAAGAGCTCTGTCGCTACCGACCAGCGCTTGAGGCAGACGGACGCTCCCGTGGTTGGAGTCAGGTGGTCATCTGTGCCACGCTCGTCCTCTTCCGCAGCGCCTTCCTCTACGTCTCGTCTGTGCAGCCTGCGCTGTTCCAGG GTTTGAACGCGCTGAGTTCCGGCCCGTGGATTCTGGTGGAGGATTTGAGTTCTGTGTACATGGACATTGAAGTGGAGAGAGGAGCAGTGAAGCATTCACACAAGAAACGCAAACTGGCAGAAGGCAGGGagaagacagtg AGCTCCGATGACGAGGACGGGCTGGGGAAAGGTCGCGGTCGACTCATAATGGTGAATAAGACGGAGATGCCGGGTTGGTCCGAGACTCTGGAGAGCTTCTGCACAGCCAGAGAAAGTTGGGAGCTCCTTCACTCCCACGACGGACTAGAGAGCG AATTCAAGAAAATTTGTGCATCGTGGAAGACAGAGAATTGGTTGTGGTTCCGGATCTTCCTCACAGACATGATCATATATCAG GGTCAGTATCGTAAGGCCCTGTCCAGTCTGCACCAGATGGCCTCAGTTCAGCAGTCTCAGTTGGGCCTGCCGAGTCCCTCAGGTCAGACCAGTTTGGAGCAGCACAGAGCGCTGATCCAGCAGGCGTCCTGCCACTACGCCCTCGGAGAACACAGA ATGGCCTGTGAAAAACTCCTGGACCTGGTCAGCGGACTCATCCCACCCAACCAGGAGCCGGCAAGGTCCACTGAAGATCAGTGTAAAGTCCGAGGAGGCAAACTGAGGAAAG CCAACGACCTCCGGTTGCTGCCCTGCACCAGTAAAGCCATTGTGCCCTTCTGTCTCCAGATGATGTTGGCCTGCTTCAAG CCTCGAGCGTTTGCCGACAATCGAGATGACCTGTCCCTGGGTCATGTGGTCGTGCTGCTGCAGTACGATTGGCCGCAAGGTGAGATGCTGTTTCTGAAGGCGGTGGACAAGATCTGTCAGCAGGGTGCCTTCCAGTACGAGAACTTCTTCAACTACGTCACCA ACATCGACATGCTGGAGGAGTTTGCGTACCTGCGGACACCAGAAGGAGGCCGGAtccagctggagctgctgcccaACCAGGGAATGCTCATCAA GAACCCCAATCCCGCCCTGGGGGTGGACTTAAATACCCTTCTTCTACAAGGGGTGCAGACCATGGACAG GCATCACACCGTCACCCGAGGGATCACCAAAGGAGTGAAGGAGGACTTTCGTCTGGCCATGGAGCGACAGGTGTCGCGCTGTGGAGAGAACCTGCTCAGCGTCCTGCATCGGTTCTGCATCAACgagaaaatcatcatcatccagtCGCTCCCCTGA
- the ints10 gene encoding integrator complex subunit 10 isoform X2, translating to MSAQKDCEFLVKRARELVSEDPCAAKAWLITARTLYPADFNIQYEMYNIERNSEKTTCAGRLLYDMFMNFPDQPIVWREISVITAALRSDSQDKHSQFLRGLFETLPGRIQCEMLLKATEQCFNTLEKAEMLLLLLKRFPESVVQHGVSLGETLLEAEASENMETPVNCFRKLFVCDVLPLVINNMDMRLPVTLMQKYMLKAAEFYICYVTRGPSQDGQMHGSQDGGSLKSPSVSRGSQRYVIDGLSEKSSVVTEPWEKLLDILTVVGARCEWQGDVGQRSFVDMLQRVKELCRYRPALEADGRSRGWSQVVICATLVLFRSAFLYVSSVQPALFQGLNALSSGPWILVEDLSSVYMDIEVERGAVKHSHKKRKLAEGREKTVSSDDEDGLGKGRGRLIMVNKTEMPGWSETLESFCTARESWELLHSHDGLESEFKKICASWKTENWLWFRIFLTDMIIYQGQYRKALSSLHQMASVQQSQLGLPSPSGQTSLEQHRALIQQASCHYALGEHRMACEKLLDLVSGLIPPNQEPARSTEDQCKVRGGKLRKANDLRLLPCTSKAIVPFCLQMMLACFKPRAFADNRDDLSLGHVVVLLQYDWPQGEMLFLKAVDKICQQGAFQYENFFNYVTNIDMLEEFAYLRTPEGGRIQLELLPNQGMLIKHHTVTRGITKGVKEDFRLAMERQVSRCGENLLSVLHRFCINEKIIIIQSLP from the exons ATGTCGGCACAAAAAGATTGCGAGTTTTTGGTGAAGAGAGCGCGGGAGCTGGTGTCGGAAGACCCGTGTGCGGCTAAAGCTTGGCTCATCACAGCCAGGACCCTGTACCCTGCAGACTTCAACATCCAG TATGAAATGTACAATATTGAACGCAACTCGGAAAAGACAACGTGTGCTGGGAGACTACTGTACGACAT GTTCATGAACTTTCCAGATCAGCCAATAGTGTGGCGAGAGATTAGTGTCATCACTGCTGCCCTTCGAAGTGATTCACAAGACAAACATTCACAGTTTTTGCGAG GTCTGTTTGAAACTCTGCCTGGCCGAATACAGTGCGAGATGTTACTGAAAGCCACGGAACAATGTTTCAACACTTTGGAAAAGGCAGAAATGCTGCTGCTACTTCTGAAGCGCTTTCCAGAGTCTGTGGTCCAACATGGG GTCAGTCTTGGTGAGACACTGTTGGAAGCAGAGGCATCAGAGAATATGGAGACGCCTGTAAACTGCTTCAGAAAACTGTTTG tttgcgATGTTCTCCCTCTGGTAATTAACAACATGGACATGCGTCTGCCAGTGACTCTGATGCAGAAGTACATGCTGAAGGCAGCCGAATTCTACATTTGTTATGTGACTCGAGGACCATCACAAGATGGACAGATGCATG GTTCCCAGGACGGCGGCTCACTGAAGTCTCCCAGTGTGTCTCGCGGATCACAGCGTTATGTGATAGATGGGCTGTCAGAAAAGTCGTCAGTGGTCACCGAACCgtgggagaagctgctggacaTCCTGACTGTGGTGGGGGCTCGCTGCGAGTGGCAGGGAGACGTCGGACAGAG GAGCTTTGTGGACATGCTACAGAGAGTTAAAGAGCTCTGTCGCTACCGACCAGCGCTTGAGGCAGACGGACGCTCCCGTGGTTGGAGTCAGGTGGTCATCTGTGCCACGCTCGTCCTCTTCCGCAGCGCCTTCCTCTACGTCTCGTCTGTGCAGCCTGCGCTGTTCCAGG GTTTGAACGCGCTGAGTTCCGGCCCGTGGATTCTGGTGGAGGATTTGAGTTCTGTGTACATGGACATTGAAGTGGAGAGAGGAGCAGTGAAGCATTCACACAAGAAACGCAAACTGGCAGAAGGCAGGGagaagacagtg AGCTCCGATGACGAGGACGGGCTGGGGAAAGGTCGCGGTCGACTCATAATGGTGAATAAGACGGAGATGCCGGGTTGGTCCGAGACTCTGGAGAGCTTCTGCACAGCCAGAGAAAGTTGGGAGCTCCTTCACTCCCACGACGGACTAGAGAGCG AATTCAAGAAAATTTGTGCATCGTGGAAGACAGAGAATTGGTTGTGGTTCCGGATCTTCCTCACAGACATGATCATATATCAG GGTCAGTATCGTAAGGCCCTGTCCAGTCTGCACCAGATGGCCTCAGTTCAGCAGTCTCAGTTGGGCCTGCCGAGTCCCTCAGGTCAGACCAGTTTGGAGCAGCACAGAGCGCTGATCCAGCAGGCGTCCTGCCACTACGCCCTCGGAGAACACAGA ATGGCCTGTGAAAAACTCCTGGACCTGGTCAGCGGACTCATCCCACCCAACCAGGAGCCGGCAAGGTCCACTGAAGATCAGTGTAAAGTCCGAGGAGGCAAACTGAGGAAAG CCAACGACCTCCGGTTGCTGCCCTGCACCAGTAAAGCCATTGTGCCCTTCTGTCTCCAGATGATGTTGGCCTGCTTCAAG CCTCGAGCGTTTGCCGACAATCGAGATGACCTGTCCCTGGGTCATGTGGTCGTGCTGCTGCAGTACGATTGGCCGCAAGGTGAGATGCTGTTTCTGAAGGCGGTGGACAAGATCTGTCAGCAGGGTGCCTTCCAGTACGAGAACTTCTTCAACTACGTCACCA ACATCGACATGCTGGAGGAGTTTGCGTACCTGCGGACACCAGAAGGAGGCCGGAtccagctggagctgctgcccaACCAGGGAATGCTCATCAA GCATCACACCGTCACCCGAGGGATCACCAAAGGAGTGAAGGAGGACTTTCGTCTGGCCATGGAGCGACAGGTGTCGCGCTGTGGAGAGAACCTGCTCAGCGTCCTGCATCGGTTCTGCATCAACgagaaaatcatcatcatccagtCGCTCCCCTGA
- the slc25a51b gene encoding solute carrier family 25 member 51b — MAVRTMDSESTRSSQPQSNLANAGGGALLPGGNLSSTLGPHGKHYVCGSIAAFTNIVVTFPIQKVLFRQQLHGVLATEAVRQLQSDGLRNLYRGLLPPLLQKSTTVAIMFGLYEDFSRVLLDRAQGSGMPELVTRSFAAALAGTAEALLMPFERVQTLLQDHRHHGRFNNTAHTFRTLFTEFGIREYYRGLVPILLRNGPSNVLFFGLRGPIKEQLPEATSRAGHLVNDFVCGGVLGAALGILFYPLNVVKSRAQSQVGGPFKPCREVLLTVWRERGRSLAKLFRGAHLNYHRSLLSWGIINATYELLLKLF, encoded by the coding sequence ATGGCTGTTCGCACCATGGACTCCGAGTCAACCCGGTCATCGCAGCCTCAGTCCAATCTGGCCAACGCAGGGGGAGGAGCCCTGCTCCCTGGCGGCAATCTCAGTTCCACACTGGGGCCTCACGGGAAACATTATGTCTGTGGCTctattgctgcttttaccaacATTGTGGTGACGTTTCCCATCCAGAAGGTTCTGTTCCGACAGCAGCTGCACGGCGTGCTGGCCACCGAGGCGGTGCGGCAGCTCCAGAGCGATGGACTGAGGAACCTGTATCGGGGCCTGCTCCCCCCGCTGCTGCAGAAGAGCACCACAGTGGCCATCATGTTCGGCCTGTACGAGGACTTCTCCAGGGTCTTACTAGATCGGGCCCAGGGCAGCGGGATGCCAGAGCTGGTCACGCGAAGCTTTGCGGCGGCGTTGGCAGGAACAGCTGAGGCTCTCTTGATGCCCTTTGAGCGCGTGCAGACTCTTCTGCAAGATCATCGACACCATGGCCGCTTCAACAACACCGCACACACCTTTAGGACACTTTTTACCGAGTTTGGTATCAGAGAGTACTACCGAGGCCTAGTACCCATCCTTCTCCGTAACGGCCCCAGCAACGTGCTGTTCTTTGGGCTCCGGGGACCAATCAAGGAGCAGCTACCTGAGGCCACCAGCCGGGCTGGTCACTTGGTCAATGATTTTGTCTGTGGGGGGGTCCTGGGGGCCGCCCTGGGTATCTTATTCTACCCTTTAAATGTGGTCAAGTCCAGAGCTCAGTCTCAGGTGGGTGGACCGTTCAAGCCCTGCCGAGAGGTCCTCCTGACGGTgtggagagagcgagggagaagCCTGGCCAAGCTCTTCAGAGGGGCGCACCTTAACTACCATCGCTCCCTGCTCTCCTGGGGCATCATCAACGCCACCTACGAACTACTTCTGAAGCTCTTCTGA